The following are encoded together in the Vibrio splendidus genome:
- a CDS encoding MATE family efflux transporter, whose translation MLLSSIIHHTRGDFVRRLIAIALPIALQSIMFSSRGLVDVLMLGQLGEADIAAVGVASRAMFVTTIMLVGVTTGGALLTAQYWGAGNKQGVRESTALTWLVSTLFALLTIVFFVSFPAQIMGVTTDSQEVISLGVEYIVITSFSMLAVSCVSSMAVGLRAMHKPGLSTFFSGIGILSNVFLNWVLIFGNLGFPSLGIKGAAIATVLSGAIEVATLYGYLYLSKHLLAFKLCDIKAAATVEKVVRFLKLSLPTTFNFLAWAGGLFAYHAIMGQSGVQGLAALSVMTPVESISLSLLIGLSNAAAVLVGNQLGAKNNEAVYYQALGLTILCFLTSIVVAIFLYFVQMPILNAFSALTEETRALSEKFILILSVGIIIRSVPLTVIVGVLRAGGDVKFCLYQDLIAQWVIGIPLAAIAAIYLKFPPEWVYLLFLTEEVIKWGGSLYRMKTRKWIKNLIGS comes from the coding sequence ATGTTGCTCTCTTCAATTATTCATCACACTCGAGGTGATTTTGTTCGTAGGCTTATTGCGATTGCTTTGCCTATTGCTTTGCAGAGCATTATGTTTTCAAGCCGAGGCTTAGTCGATGTGTTGATGTTAGGTCAGCTTGGGGAAGCAGACATTGCGGCTGTGGGGGTTGCGAGCCGTGCAATGTTTGTGACGACCATTATGCTGGTGGGTGTCACTACGGGCGGCGCTTTGCTAACGGCTCAATATTGGGGCGCGGGTAACAAACAAGGTGTCAGAGAAAGTACCGCACTGACGTGGCTAGTTTCGACCCTGTTTGCGTTGCTGACCATTGTTTTCTTTGTTTCTTTTCCTGCGCAAATCATGGGCGTGACGACCGACTCTCAAGAAGTCATCAGCCTCGGCGTTGAATACATCGTCATCACCTCATTCAGCATGCTGGCGGTGTCGTGCGTCAGCAGTATGGCGGTAGGTTTGAGAGCGATGCATAAACCTGGGTTAAGCACTTTCTTCAGCGGTATCGGCATTCTGTCTAATGTGTTCTTAAACTGGGTGCTGATCTTCGGTAACTTGGGCTTTCCATCGCTTGGAATCAAAGGCGCAGCGATTGCGACGGTATTGAGCGGCGCCATTGAAGTGGCGACCTTATATGGCTACCTCTATTTATCTAAACACCTATTAGCTTTTAAACTTTGTGATATCAAAGCGGCTGCAACCGTTGAGAAAGTCGTTCGCTTCTTGAAGTTGTCTTTGCCAACCACGTTTAACTTCTTAGCGTGGGCGGGTGGCTTGTTTGCTTACCACGCGATCATGGGACAATCGGGTGTTCAAGGTTTGGCTGCGCTTTCAGTCATGACGCCGGTTGAATCTATCTCATTGAGTTTATTGATTGGCCTGTCCAATGCAGCGGCTGTTTTGGTGGGTAACCAACTTGGCGCGAAGAACAATGAAGCGGTTTATTATCAAGCATTAGGCTTAACGATTCTGTGTTTCTTAACCAGTATTGTTGTGGCGATTTTTCTCTATTTCGTCCAAATGCCAATATTGAATGCGTTCAGTGCGTTGACTGAAGAAACCAGAGCCCTCTCTGAGAAATTCATCCTCATTCTCAGCGTGGGGATTATTATTCGCTCGGTACCGCTGACTGTGATCGTTGGTGTGTTGAGAGCGGGTGGTGATGTGAAGTTCTGTCTCTATCAAGATTTGATTGCTCAGTGGGTGATTGGTATTCCACTGGCTGCGATTGCGGCTATCTATTTAAAGTTTCCACCGGAGTGGGTGTATCTGCTTTTCCTCACCGAAGAAGTGATTAAGTGGGGTGGGTCGCTCTATCGCATGAAAACAAGAAAATGGATCAAAAACTTGATAGGAAGTTGA